Proteins from one Caulobacter sp. 73W genomic window:
- a CDS encoding sugar phosphate nucleotidyltransferase, which translates to MKQCVILAGGRGTRLGALSEHLPKPLQPVAGRPFLAHLFAKAALSGISEILLLAGFKAQAVAAFADEEVRRHPNLTASLSVEPQPLGTAGALAHAAPLLDERFLLVNGDTWFDFDWRALTVAEPTAVAVALRHVAVADRYETAQLEGGLITALEPRDAARAEGLINGGVYAMDRRAVLAGETSLEQETLPRLCREGRLAGARFDGAFIDIGVPESLAAAQDLTFPA; encoded by the coding sequence ATGAAGCAGTGCGTGATCCTGGCGGGGGGCCGCGGCACGCGCCTGGGCGCCCTGAGCGAGCACCTGCCCAAGCCGCTGCAGCCGGTGGCCGGCCGGCCGTTCCTGGCCCATCTGTTCGCCAAGGCGGCGCTGAGCGGCATTTCCGAGATCCTGCTGCTGGCCGGCTTCAAGGCGCAGGCCGTGGCCGCCTTCGCCGACGAAGAGGTTCGCCGTCATCCGAACCTGACCGCCTCCTTGTCGGTGGAGCCGCAGCCGCTGGGCACCGCCGGCGCCCTGGCCCATGCCGCCCCCCTGCTCGACGAGCGCTTCCTGCTGGTCAACGGGGACACTTGGTTCGATTTCGACTGGCGGGCCTTGACCGTGGCCGAGCCCACCGCCGTCGCCGTGGCCCTGCGCCATGTGGCGGTCGCCGACCGCTATGAGACGGCGCAACTGGAGGGCGGACTGATCACCGCGCTCGAACCGCGCGATGCGGCCCGCGCCGAAGGGCTGATCAATGGTGGCGTCTATGCGATGGACCGCCGCGCGGTGCTGGCCGGCGAGACCTCGCTGGAGCAGGAGACCCTGCCGCGCCTGTGCCGCGAGGGACGCCTGGCGGGCGCGCGGTTCGACGGCGCCTTCATCGACATCGGCGTTCCGGAAAGCCTGGCCGCCGCGCAGGACCTGACCTTCCCCGCCTAG